A region of the Mesobacillus jeotgali genome:
CTTGCCATTACGCATAATGTGCAAGGTCCTTACCAGTGAGGTAAGGACGTTTCTTTCGATATGAAAAAGAAACGCTGTTTTATAAAAAGAGAATATTTCATTTGTAAAGCTAATAAGTTAAATTGACTTACAAATGAAAGTTACTTCTTTGAGGGGGAGATTATTTTATGAACTTAGATTATTTAAATTACCCATACCATTCACAAAGAACTGTAACCTTTGCAAGGAAAGGAATGGTTGCTACTTCCCAGCCGCTGGCGGCCCAGGCAGGACTCGATATTTTAAAAAAGGGTGGAAATGCCATCGATGCTGCTATTGCAACAGCAGCCTGCCTAACGGTTGTTGAGCCAACTTCGAATGGTATTGGCGGGGATGCATTCGCATTAGTCTGGGTAAAAGGTGAGCTCCATGGCCTAAACGCCAGCGGTCCTGCTCCAAAAAACATCTCGATTGATGCTGTTAAGGAAAAAGGACATGATAAAATGCCGACCTTTGGCCTGGTTCCTGTCACCGTTCCTGGTGTGCCAGCAGCATGGGCTGAGTTATCAAGACGTTTTGGCAAGCTGCCATTGACCGAGGTTTTACAGCCGGCGATCGAATATGCAGAAAAGGGATACCCTTTATCGCCCGTCCTCGGCAAGTATTGGAATATTGCCTTTGAAAAATTTAAAGAAATCTTTAAAGGTGACGAATACAAAGGATGGTTTGAAACTTTTGCTCCAAATGGGCAGGCGCCGAAAATAGGTGAAGTGTGGAAATCAGAGGGCCACGCAAGTACATTACGTAAAATTGCCGAAACAAACGCGGAAAGTTTTTATCGAGGAGAACTTGCAGAAAAAATAGATGCATATTCTAAGCAGCATGGGGGCTTTATTTCAAAAGAAGATTTAGCCGCATACAAGCCTGAGTGGGTACAGCCTATCAAGGTCAATTACCGAGGCTATGATGTCTGGGAAATCCCGCCGAATGGCCAGGGAATTGTTGCGTTAATGGCACTGAACATGTTAAAAGGCTATGAACTAAAAGAAAAAGAATCTGTGGATACATACCATAAGCAGATTGAAGCAATAAAGCTTGCTTTCGCTGATGCTAAAAAATATGTTACCGACCCTGAGAAAATGTCAGTTACATCTGAACAGCTTTTATCAGAAGAATATGCAGAAACAAGAAGAAGCTTGATCGGCGAATCTGCGAGACTGCCGGAGCCTGGCACACCTCCAAAGGGCGGGACCGTTTACCTGGCTGCAGCGGATGAGGAAGGAAACATGATTTCTTTCATCCAAAGTAATTATATGGGCTTCGGATCGGGAATTGTCATACCGGGAACAGGGATTGCACTGCAAAACCGGGGAGCAGATTTTTCATTAGATCCGTCCCATGATAATCGCCTTGAACCTGGAAAGAAGACCTACCATACCATCATTCCGGGGTTCTTGACAAAGGATAATGAAGCAGTCGGGCCGTTCGGAGTCATGGGAGGATACATGCAGCCACAGGGTCACGCCCAGGTCATCATGAATACAATCGACTTCAGCCTCAATCCTCAGGCTGCACTTGATTCGCCTCGCTGGCAATGGATGGAGGGAAATAAGGTGGTTGTTGAGAATACTTTCCCTGCCCACATTGCCCAGGCACTTGCCAGGAAAGGACACGAAATCCAGTTCGCATTGGATGGGGGAGGATTTGGAAGGGGCCAAATTATCTGGAGAGACCCTGTCACTGGAGTGCTTTCCGGCGGAACAGAGTCGAGGACTGATGGCGCAGTCGCAGCTTGGTAATCTCAAAAAAGGTGTTGAATGAAAATGAAGCAGCTTGATCTATTCCTTGCATTTTTCCGTGTGGGAATGCTTGGGTATGGCGGCGGCCCATCATCTATCCCGCTCGTCCATAAAGAAGTGGTCGAGAAATATAAGTGGATGAATGATGATGAGTTTGCTGATGTATTAGCTTTGGGTAATACCCTTCCAGGCCCGATTGCTACAAAGATGGCTGGATATATCGGTTACAGGGTTGCTGGTTTTACAGGAATGGTAAATGCGACTGCAGCAACAATCGTTCCGACGATATTGCTGATGGTGGTCTTATTATCCTCGCTATCTTCGTTTAAAGATTTACCCTGGGTTGTGGGTATGACAAAAGCAGTTGTACCAGTCGTTGGTGTAATGCTGGCAACCATGACATGGGACTTTTTCAAGAAATCAAATGAAACCCTGGGAAAGGTGAATTCAGGCTTAATGATTATTGGGGGCCTTATACTGATGGAAGTTCTTAATGTCCACCCTGCCTTCCTGATTCTTATATTGCTGATTCTGGCCCTGGTTAAAAAAGATAAGACTCCAGAGGTGGAGAAAAAGATTGAAAGAGGGGTGGGATAATGATCTACTGGCATATATTCCTCGCCTTTTTCATTCCCGGAATCCTCGGTTACGGAGGCGGACCTGCATCGATTCCACTGGTAGAAAATGAGGTGGTTGACCGCTATGGCTGGATGACGGTCCCGGAATTCAGCGAGGTGCTGGCAATAGGAAATGCATTGCCAGGACCAATTGCCACTAAACTGGCAGGCTATATTGGATACGAACAGGGAGGGATTCTGGGAGCCGTTGTTGGCATTTTCGCAACAGTTGCCCCTTCATTGATCTTAATGATTTTTCTCCTTGGGATCTTGTACCGTCATAAAGATTCACCTAAAGTTAAAAGAATGACTAACTATATCAGGCCTATCATTGCCGTACTGCTGGGTGTTATGACTTTCAACTTTTTCTTTAGCTCCTATGTAGATACTGGTATCATTCAAACAGTACTATTGATTGCTGCCAGCTACCTTCTGCTGGAAAAGTGGAAGGTGCATCCTGCGTACGTCATTACAGCATCCTTAGCCTACGGCGGTCTATTTTTATAACTGTAAAAGCCCATCCGAAGAAAGGATGGGCTGTTTATTTGGAAAAATTCTTGGCAACAATTCGTTCCTTATAGGATTATTATCATTATTGATACGATAATAATCACAACTTAAATTACAGCAGGTAATTACGAAGAAGGAAACACTTTTTAAAGGATCTGAAGTACCAATATAGTGATAAGGGTACTTTTTTATTTTATTCAACAAACGGTTTAATCCTAGGAAACACCTTGAGTGCAGTATTGTAAAATACATCCTCGTGGTAGTCCGGAGGGATCAGGTCCTTGATGAAATCAATATACGGGCCAATGGGAATCAGCGGCCAGTCTGTTCCAAACAGAAGCTTGTCGTAGGAATCGGCAAACTCCAGCGCATGCCGCAGGTGGTCAAGAAAACGCCCCTGGCTGCGTTTATCCAAGTCTGCTTTGGTGCCGACGATCAAACCTGACAAATCGGCAAAAACATTCGGGTTTTTATAAATAATCTCCGCACCCGTCAAGGTCCATGGATCCCCGAAATGGGCCATCATGAAATTCACATTCCGGTGGTTGACCGCCACCTCGTCAATCGCCATCGGGTGGGAATATTTTAAGTATCCTCGTTCCGAATAAGTGTCGCCAGTATGAAATACCACCGGCAGCTGATATTTAGCAGCCAGCTGGTAGACTGGTTCATACACGTCGTCGTAGGCGTAAAAAGGATAGTATCCAAGATAGATTTTAATTCCGACAGTCCTTGGATTTTGCAATTCCTCCTCAAGACGGACAAGGGCTGCCTCATCAAGGTCATATGGATTGACGCCGGCGCAGCAAACGATGTTGCCTGGCACCTCTGCCTCCAAATCCAGGCCCATCGGAGTCTGGGCTTCATAATCCGGGAAACCCATCCTGTCCGTTTCCGTCAACCCCATGCCAATTCCGAGAACCACATTAGCATCCCTGAACTCTTGCAGGATGCCATTTACCGAATAGTCAACAAAAGACAGCTTTTCGGCCGTTTCATAAAAGGATTTAATGTTTGATAGATGTATATGGGCATCGATGATTTTCATAGCTTCTCCTTTTAAAATTGGACTCTTCTCAGGTTTTTCAACAGGCTTCCTGACATCCTGCGTTCATCGAACAACAGGAACAGCGGAGCGCTCTTTTTAAATTGCCCTTTATGATTGCTCCCGAGCTGAAGCACTTCTTTATTCGTATAAGCCTCTGTCCGATCGGCATCATTATTTCCAACGAGATAAAGTTTTTCTGGCGAATGGATTGATTCGATGTACGAGTCGGCT
Encoded here:
- a CDS encoding gamma-glutamyltransferase family protein — protein: MNLDYLNYPYHSQRTVTFARKGMVATSQPLAAQAGLDILKKGGNAIDAAIATAACLTVVEPTSNGIGGDAFALVWVKGELHGLNASGPAPKNISIDAVKEKGHDKMPTFGLVPVTVPGVPAAWAELSRRFGKLPLTEVLQPAIEYAEKGYPLSPVLGKYWNIAFEKFKEIFKGDEYKGWFETFAPNGQAPKIGEVWKSEGHASTLRKIAETNAESFYRGELAEKIDAYSKQHGGFISKEDLAAYKPEWVQPIKVNYRGYDVWEIPPNGQGIVALMALNMLKGYELKEKESVDTYHKQIEAIKLAFADAKKYVTDPEKMSVTSEQLLSEEYAETRRSLIGESARLPEPGTPPKGGTVYLAAADEEGNMISFIQSNYMGFGSGIVIPGTGIALQNRGADFSLDPSHDNRLEPGKKTYHTIIPGFLTKDNEAVGPFGVMGGYMQPQGHAQVIMNTIDFSLNPQAALDSPRWQWMEGNKVVVENTFPAHIAQALARKGHEIQFALDGGGFGRGQIIWRDPVTGVLSGGTESRTDGAVAAW
- a CDS encoding chromate transporter, producing MKQLDLFLAFFRVGMLGYGGGPSSIPLVHKEVVEKYKWMNDDEFADVLALGNTLPGPIATKMAGYIGYRVAGFTGMVNATAATIVPTILLMVVLLSSLSSFKDLPWVVGMTKAVVPVVGVMLATMTWDFFKKSNETLGKVNSGLMIIGGLILMEVLNVHPAFLILILLILALVKKDKTPEVEKKIERGVG
- a CDS encoding chromate transporter, with translation MIYWHIFLAFFIPGILGYGGGPASIPLVENEVVDRYGWMTVPEFSEVLAIGNALPGPIATKLAGYIGYEQGGILGAVVGIFATVAPSLILMIFLLGILYRHKDSPKVKRMTNYIRPIIAVLLGVMTFNFFFSSYVDTGIIQTVLLIAASYLLLEKWKVHPAYVITASLAYGGLFL
- a CDS encoding amidohydrolase family protein; translated protein: MKIIDAHIHLSNIKSFYETAEKLSFVDYSVNGILQEFRDANVVLGIGMGLTETDRMGFPDYEAQTPMGLDLEAEVPGNIVCCAGVNPYDLDEAALVRLEEELQNPRTVGIKIYLGYYPFYAYDDVYEPVYQLAAKYQLPVVFHTGDTYSERGYLKYSHPMAIDEVAVNHRNVNFMMAHFGDPWTLTGAEIIYKNPNVFADLSGLIVGTKADLDKRSQGRFLDHLRHALEFADSYDKLLFGTDWPLIPIGPYIDFIKDLIPPDYHEDVFYNTALKVFPRIKPFVE